From Ostrinia nubilalis chromosome 9, ilOstNubi1.1, whole genome shotgun sequence, one genomic window encodes:
- the LOC135074595 gene encoding GPI inositol-deacylase, whose protein sequence is MFFLKFIRSTIFQILSFLFVLGYLLGILNLHFNDKNNYCVMTYMFEYPKFVPISVPENALYPQYGLYAYSEGRFTERARKMWFTGIPVLFIPGNSGSHMQARSIASVALRKALQKDKYEYHFDYFTVSYNEELSALYGGVLQSQTEFAASCISKILSLYKDNNYTKHIPTSVILIGHSMGGIIAKRLLAYPSTIDTTTIAIALAAPLQAPVINTDLYMNYYYKIMEYEWELYVKNDKQVNDKKMLISFGNGPRDTLMPSGLTRLNESHINALTTAIPGVWVSPDHVSIVWCKQLVLAINRFLFAIVDPLTQQLSGNKQIWMSMSNTYFQANRSMILSPNIPRANLPMVADAFWYEDSRRVYQISRPEITKMTYLMIRLVTFPQNRFVAIEATNLDDREWVFGCNAMYTYGTYRYCKQATSLSELTRWTGAATNFGRRKLATINLHRLKDTYPDWTHVIVKVSPTRKPVVLNVDINDHASRVITVSMPSELSFEKKVIIQETEANSLYYELVLPGFYAVHQTYLLYVEPTASCKASQYHISAELHVPWAENNEYFHYFTHLKQSPMKLRIFTSNPNATRGDPSEHVKITLLLDPQCTYTISISNSWYNRLAQLARNYTPVLLPYTAAIILLAARSMILHLRDHGTCLSIHGALMSEGVKPHYALVFARLATTVFMSVPALSYLLESANWDNLEIQYFTRSLVVLPAYMTALGIVQIVAAAAVAVMVFSSQLAHRLLFRIIWRGGPDLAERLASSLQKVPFIVTISLGCAIPLSCGAAAIVAGAAYYAFMISKMYEEYLEDYVYKLMAKLASKMCYMFKSKASKSESETSLVPVSSSSKESVSEEPKSIEDKKDTQITNEDNKIEKVKEEAGKKSKTHKKVTKFVKRKQKCSIPECTCELMSKEDELNYLNFHVMMFFLWICVAMVNVPTLLTWARNFKYSMVLRPDTSKYTGFAIVICSGILWQMDLPRRKLRYYDNVAALLFTMAVLILSLGPLSLIIINYGVTLMIAIITLQQWLDEEVGAEIRTCLSEHSEEKEKEDHESKTENISDDKEKTKDKEDTKDNKDDCENETKQPETPSEDCNVCDESRIYTMFKGFRDKFTGVSEGT, encoded by the exons ATGTTTTTCCTAAAATTTATTCGCTCAACTATTTTCcaaattttatcttttttatttgtcCTAGGATATTTACTTGGAATTTTAAATTTACATTtcaatgataaaaataattattgtgtTATGACCTATATGTTTGAATATCCTAAATTTGTG CCTATATCTGTGCCAGAAAATGCTTTATATCCTCAATATGGACTATATGCATACAGCGAAGGAAGATTTACAGAAAGAGCTAGGAAAATGTG GTTCACTGGAATCCCTGTTTTGTTTATTCCGGGGAACTCCGGCAGCCACATGCAAGCGCGCTCTATTGCTTCAGTCGCGCTGAGAAAGGCACTTCAAAAAGACAAATATGAATATCACTTTGACTATTTCACAG TAAGCTACAATGAAGAGTTATCAGCACTGTATGGAGGGGTGCTTCAAAGCCAAACTGAGTTTGCTGCATCATGCATCTCTAAAATATTGAGTCTGTACAAAGACAATAACTATACGAAGCATATTCCAACGTCAGTAATACTGATCGGTCATTCAATg GGAGGAATTATAGCCAAGCGCTTACTGGCATACCCAAGTACGATCGACACAACTACAATAGCAATAGCTTTGGCTGCACCATTGCAAGCTCCAGTGATAAACACAGATTTGTACATGAATTATTACTACAAAATCATGGAGTATGAATGGGAACTATACGTAAAAAATGATAAGCAAGTAAACGATAAGAAGATGTTAATTAGTTTTGGGAATGGACCAAGAGATACTCTGATGCCTTCAGGTCTGACCAGGTTGAATGAAAGTCACATCAATGCATTG ACCACAGCAATACCAGGAGTTTGGGTCTCCCCTGACCATGTTAGTATAGTGTGGTGTAAACAACTGGTGTTGGCTATCAACAGGTTTTTGTTTGCTATAGTTGATCCATTGACGCAACAGTTATCAGGGAACAAGCAGATATGGATGTCAATGAGCAATACATACTTTCAg GCAAATCGATCAATGATACTTAGCCCGAATATACCTCGTGCAAACCTGCCTATGGTAGCTGATGCGTTTTGGTATGAAGACAGCAGAAGGGTCTATCAGATATCACGGCCAGAGATTACGAA AATGACGTACCTGATGATAAGACTAGTAACATTCCCACAGAATCGATTTGTGGCCATAGAAGCTACCAATCTGGATGATCGCGAATGGGTTTTCGGTTGTAACGCTATGTACACCTATGGCACTTACAGATATTG CAAACAAGCAACATCATTGTCAGAACTCACGCGATGGACGGGGGCAGCCACGAATTTTGGCAGAAGAAAACTAGCCACCATCAATCTGCACCGACTCAAAGATACGTACCCGGACTGGACGCATGTTATAGTCAAAGTCTCACCAACCAGAAAACCG gTAGTTTTAAATGTAGACATAAATGACCATGCGTCTCGCGTAATAACTGTGTCCATGCCTTCGGAATTGAGCTTTGAAAAGAAAGTAATAATCCAAGAGACTGAAGCGAACAGTTTGTATTACGAACTAGTTTTGCCTGGCTTTTATGCAGTACACCAAACTTACCTCCTATACGTAGAACCTACAGCGAGCTGCAAGGCAAGTCAGTACCATATCTCAGCGGAATTGCATGTGCCCTGGGCGGAGAATAATGAATACTTCCATTACTTTAC TCATTTGAAACAATCGCCGATGAAACTCCGTATATTCACAAGTAACCCGAACGCAACACGTGGGGATCCTTCAGAACATGTAAAAATTACTTTACTACTAGATCCTCAGTGCACATACACTATAAG TATATCCAACTCATGGTACAACCGGCTCGCTCAATTGGCCCGTAACTACACCCCAGTATTGCTCCCGTATACAGCCGCCATTATCTTGCTAGCGGCCCGTAGTATGATCCTGCACTTACGAGACCACGGAACGTGTTTGTCTATACACGGAGCACTGATGAGCGAAGGCGTCAAACCTCACTATGCATTGGTATTCGCTAGATTGGCCACTACAGTTTTCAT GTCAGTGCCCGCACTATCGTACCTTCTCGAGAGCGCTAACTGGGACAACTTGGAGATACAATACTTCACGCGATCTCTGGTGGTGTTACCAGCATACATGACCGCGCTTGGGATCGTGCAGATAGTCGCCGCCGCTGCAGTGGCTGTTATGGTGTTCTCCTCGCAACTGGCACATAGACTGCTTTTCAG AATAATTTGGCGCGGAGGGCCCGACTTGGCCGAGCGACTGGCGAGCAGTCTGCAAAAGGTGCCGTTTATCGTGACCATCTCACTCGGCTGTGCTATCCCGCTCTCTTGCGGCGCCGCTGCCATAGTTGCCGGAGCGGCGTATTACGCATTTATG ATTTCTAAAATGTATGAAGAATACCTCGAAGATTACGTATATAAACTCATGGCGAAATTAGCTTCTAAAATGTGTTATATGTTTAAGTCAAAAGCTTCTAAGAGCGAGTCGGAAACCAGTCTTGTTCCAGTAAGCTCTTCAAGCAAGGAGTCGGTTTCCGAAGAACCTAAAAGTATAGAAGATAAAAAAGATACTCAAATAACTAATGAGgacaataaaatagaaaaagTCAAAGAAGAAGCTGGAAAGAAATCAAAGACAcataaaaaagttacaaaatttgtAAAAAGGAAACAGAAATGTAGTATTCCTGAATGTACTTGTGAGTTAATGAGTAAAGAAGATGAATTGAACTATTTGAATTTCCAtgtgatgatgttcttcttatgGATCTGTGTAGCAATGGTTAATGTGCCAACTTTGCTTACTTGGGCAAGAAACTTCAA GTACAGCATGGTATTAAGGCCTGATACGTCCAAATACACAGGTTTTGCGATAGTCATATGTTCAGGTATTCTATGGCAAATGGATCTTCCCCGAAGAAAATT gCGGTATTATGACAATGTTGCTGCATTATTATTTACGATGGCAGTATTAATATTATCACTAGGACCTTTGTCATTAATAATTATCAATTATGGTGTTACTTTAATGATCGCTATAATTACACTACAACAATGGTTGGATGAAGAAGTCGGTGCTGAAATTCGGACATGTCTCAGTGAACATTCAGAAGAAAAGGAAAAGGAAGATCACGAAAgtaaaactgaaaatatttcTGATGACAAGGAAAAAACCAAAGATAAGGAAGATACCAAAGACAATAAAGATGATTgtgaaaatgaaacaaaacaacCAGAAACACCCAGTGAGGATTGTAACGTATGTGATGAAAGTCGAATTTACACAATGTTTAAGGGTTTCAGAGACAAATTTACAGGAGTGTCAGAGGGAACTTAa